The DNA region GGCGGCGACGTCGCGGCCATCGTGCTCGCGCTGGCAGTGGCCGGCGCGATCGCCTACTTCTGGTTCCACCGTCAGCGCGCGCTGCCGCCGCCCTCGCCCGCGGTGCCGGAGCAAGCCGCCCCCGAGGCGAAGCCCCCGGACGCAGCCCTGCCGGCCGCGGTCCAGGCCGACCCGGCGCAGGTGAAGTCGCTCCTCGAGGCCGCCTCCGCGGATCCGGAGTACCGCCGCTGGCTCGCTGCGGGGGGCGACCTCGTCCGGCTCTGGGCGGTGCTCACGGACAACCTGGCCGAGGGCGTCTCGCCCCGGAAGCAGCTCCCGTTCCTGGTGCCGGAGCAACCGTTCTCGGTGGCAGAGCAGGGCGGCCGGCAGGTGATCGCCCCTGCGTCGTACGCCCGCTACGACCGCTTCGCCGACGCGGTGGCGTCGATCGACCCCAAGGCGACCGCCGCCGCCTACCGCGCGCTGCGACCGGCCGTCGAGACCGCCTACCGACTGCTGGGCTACCCCGACGCCGTGCTCGACCGCGTCACGGCGCGCGCGCTCCACCGGCTCGAGGCGGCACCGCGCCCGGCCGGGCCGGTGGCGGTCGTCCCGCACGCCGAGGCCGGCGCCGGATGGGCCTACGCGGATCCGGTACTCGAGCACCTGGGGGCGGTCGAGAAGCACCTCCTCCGCATGGGCCCGCGGAATGCGGGGAAGGTGCAGGCGAAGGCGCGCGAGATCCGGGAGGCGCTGGGCCTCCGAGAGCGGTAGGGCGGTGCCGGAGTAAGCGCCTCCGCGAGGCGGTGCCGGAGTCAGGCGCGCGCCCGGTGCCGGAAGCTGCCGGTGCCGGAGCAACGTCCCGGTGTCGGACTCGCGGGTTTCACCCCGCTGACGGCCCCCGCGGGTCGCACGGACCTTGCCCGGCGGCCGATCCGCCACTACACAGCCCGGCATGCCGCAGCGCCCGGAAGCCGCCCGCGCGGGTCCCGTCGCGGGGCCGGACGCCGCAAGCAAGCCGGCCCCCGGGCCCGCGCTCACCCTCCGCGGTGCCGGGCGCGCCTACGGGCCGGTGCGCGCGCTCCGGCCGCTCACGCTCGAGATCCGCCGCGGCGAGCGCGTCGCGCTGCTCGGCCCGAGCGGCGCCGGGAAGTCCACGCTGCTTCGCCTGCTCGACACCTCGCTCGCGCCGTCGGAGGGGACGGTGGAGGTGCTGGGCCAGCCC from Anaeromyxobacter dehalogenans 2CP-C includes:
- a CDS encoding DUF3014 domain-containing protein, which codes for MPEPTQPERRPLRGGDVAAIVLALAVAGAIAYFWFHRQRALPPPSPAVPEQAAPEAKPPDAALPAAVQADPAQVKSLLEAASADPEYRRWLAAGGDLVRLWAVLTDNLAEGVSPRKQLPFLVPEQPFSVAEQGGRQVIAPASYARYDRFADAVASIDPKATAAAYRALRPAVETAYRLLGYPDAVLDRVTARALHRLEAAPRPAGPVAVVPHAEAGAGWAYADPVLEHLGAVEKHLLRMGPRNAGKVQAKAREIREALGLRER